In the Natronoglycomyces albus genome, GGGGAATCGCGGCCCAACGGAGGGCTTGGTTGGGGCGCGCCTTAGACGTGATTAGACGATGAGACACCGAGCGAAGAAGGAAGCGGCACTATGAACGATCAGCACAATTTCGGTTTGCGGGTCCAGTCGGCCATTGAACAACGGGGTCGTCTGTGCGTGGGCGTTGATCCACACGCTTCCCTCTTGGCCGCGTGGGGTCTCAACGACGACCTTGCCTCAGCGACTCGTTTCAGTTACCGACTTGTCGACGCGGTGGCCCAGCACGTTGGGTTCATCAAACCGCAGTCGGCGTTTTTTGAGCGCTTTGGGTGGCGGGGCCTAGCCCTGCTGGAAAAGGTCGTCGAGCGTTCTCGCTCGGCGGGTGCCTTGGTGATTCTTGACGTCAAACGCGGTGACATTGGCTCCACGATGCGTGCATACGCCGAGGCCTACCTGCCAAAGGGGGCTCCGTGCGAGGTCGACGCGATCACCGTGAGCCCGTTTCTCGGGGTCGGTTCGCTACAACCGGCCGTCGACATCGCCACCGAGCATGGGAAGGGCCTTTTCACGCTCGCGTTGACGTCCAATCCGGAGGGGCGAAGCGTGCAAAGCGCTGTGGGAGCTGACGGTCGCACGGTCAGTCAGTCCGTGATTGACGCGGCCGGGTTGATCAACGCAGCGTACGACCCGATCGGGCCACTTGGCGTAGTTGTCGGCGCTACCGTCGGTGCGGAGAAGTCCGAGGTTGCAGCAAAAGAGCGTGAATCAAAAGACGAAATTGCCCACACGCAACAACAAACGAGTGAGTCTGGTCACGATCTGAGTAAATTGCGAGGTCCGGTGCTTGTTCCTGGCATGGGTGCCCAAGGTGGACAGCCGGAAGACTTGAAAAGGGTCCTTGGCCCCGCATTGAAATGGTCGATTCCCACATATTCACGGCAAATCGCCCAGGCTGGACCCAGTCTCGCGGGTATACAAAGCGCGGTCAAAGACCTACAGGCTGCGTATCGAGTCACAACCAGGCTGTAGTCTGTCGTGGTGACGGCCAGGAAATGCCACCCCCGGTGGTTAGGCTGTCAGGAAAGGGAGTTACCTTTTCCGGCGCTAGGTATTTTTGTATCCCAGCGCATCAAGGTCTATTTAAAGACAAAACCATCGACTGCAAGGAGACCCCGTGCCGCTTCCTAAGCTGACACCGGAGCAGCGCACCGCGGCCCTCGAAAAGGCTGCCGCCGCCCGGAAAGCTCGTGCTGAACTCAAGGACAAGCTGAAGTCCGGCGAATTGAGCCTCGAAGATGTGCTCAAGCAAGCTGAGAATGACGACATTGCTGGCAAGATGAAGGTTTCGGCTGTTCTGAAGGCCCTTCCGGGCATTGGGGACAAGCGCGCCATGCAAATCATGGAAAAGCTGAAGATTGCCGACAGCCGCCGTCTGCGTGGGCTGGGCGAGCACCAGCGCGCCGCCCTTTTGGCTGAATTTTCCATCGGCCAGGGCTAACTTCCGGTAGTAGTAGACGCGTGAGCTTCCCAAAAATCCACGCAACTGCTCAAGACGCCGGGGCTGCCAGTCGCCTGACGGTCCTCTCAGGCCCGTCAGGCGTTGGCAAGGGCAGCGTGAAAGCCCTCATCCAGGAGCGTTACCCTTGGGTGTGGCTGTCGGTGAGTGCGACCACGCGCTCACCTCGTCCTGGCGAAATTGACGGTATCGATTATCACTACAAATCCGTGCCTGAGTTCGAATCTCAGATCCAGCGCGGTGAGTTCTTGGAATGGGCCGCCTTTGCCGGCAATATGTACGGCACTCCAAGGGGCCCCGTAGAGCAGAAATTGGCCTCGGGCCTGCCCGCTCTGCTAGAAATCGAATTGCAGGGTGCCAGGCAGGTTCGTGAGACCATGCCAGGCGCACAGCTGGTCTTCTTGGCTCCACCGTCTTGGGATGAACTGGTACGCCGCCTCACGGGTCGTGGGACTGAAGATTCGGCCGCCATTGAGCGCCGTTTGGAACGCGCCCGCGAGGAGCTGGCTTCCGAGGCTGAGTTCGACCACACAATCGTGAATGTGTCTGTAGAGCAAGCTGCGGCCGAACTGGTAGAATTGCTCGGTTCGCCCGCTACTAGCAAACAGGTAGTGGAGGCGCGTCTGTAAAGACGCTTCACCATCTTTCACCAAAGAAGTCACTCATCTAACGCGAGGGATCGCACGTGTCTGGGACCGTAGCCGACCCAATCGGCATCACCAACCCGCCCATCGACGACCTGCTGGACAAGGCACAGTCCAAGTATCAGCTGGTCATTTACTCCGCCAAGCGTGCTCGTCAGATCAACGCCTACTATTCGCAGCTGGGCGAAGGCCTGCTGGAATACGTGGGTCCGCTGGTCGAAACCACTCCCGAGGAAAAGCCGCTGTCGATTGCGATGCGCGAGCTCGACCGAGGTTTGCTGGAGACCAAGCGCACCGGCTCGACGTCCTCAGACGACGAGTAACCCTGGACAATAATGCGAATAGTCCTCGGAGTTGCCGGCGGAATCGCCGCCTTTAAGGCCTGTTCGTTGCTCAGGCTGTACACGGAGTCGGGTCACGATGTCACTGTCGTGCCCACCGAAGCGGCACTGAATTTCGTAGGGAAAGCCACCTGGGAGGCCCTGTCGGGCCGCCCGGTGGCTTCCGACGTCTTTACCGACGTTTCTTCAGTTCAGCACGTACAGCTGGGTCGCGAAGCCGACCTGGTCGTGATCGCCCCGGCCACCGCCGACCTCCTGGCGCGGGCCGCTACGGGACGAGCCGACGACCTGCTCACCTCCACCCTCCTCACAGCGACCTGTCCGGTCGTCTTCGCTCCGGCCATGCACACCGAGATGTGGGAACACCCTGCGACCAGAGCGAACGTGGACCTGCTGCGCG is a window encoding:
- the gmk gene encoding guanylate kinase, with product MSFPKIHATAQDAGAASRLTVLSGPSGVGKGSVKALIQERYPWVWLSVSATTRSPRPGEIDGIDYHYKSVPEFESQIQRGEFLEWAAFAGNMYGTPRGPVEQKLASGLPALLEIELQGARQVRETMPGAQLVFLAPPSWDELVRRLTGRGTEDSAAIERRLERAREELASEAEFDHTIVNVSVEQAAAELVELLGSPATSKQVVEARL
- the pyrF gene encoding orotidine-5'-phosphate decarboxylase, translating into MNDQHNFGLRVQSAIEQRGRLCVGVDPHASLLAAWGLNDDLASATRFSYRLVDAVAQHVGFIKPQSAFFERFGWRGLALLEKVVERSRSAGALVILDVKRGDIGSTMRAYAEAYLPKGAPCEVDAITVSPFLGVGSLQPAVDIATEHGKGLFTLALTSNPEGRSVQSAVGADGRTVSQSVIDAAGLINAAYDPIGPLGVVVGATVGAEKSEVAAKERESKDEIAHTQQQTSESGHDLSKLRGPVLVPGMGAQGGQPEDLKRVLGPALKWSIPTYSRQIAQAGPSLAGIQSAVKDLQAAYRVTTRL
- the mihF gene encoding integration host factor, actinobacterial type, whose translation is MPLPKLTPEQRTAALEKAAAARKARAELKDKLKSGELSLEDVLKQAENDDIAGKMKVSAVLKALPGIGDKRAMQIMEKLKIADSRRLRGLGEHQRAALLAEFSIGQG
- the rpoZ gene encoding DNA-directed RNA polymerase subunit omega, whose translation is MSGTVADPIGITNPPIDDLLDKAQSKYQLVIYSAKRARQINAYYSQLGEGLLEYVGPLVETTPEEKPLSIAMRELDRGLLETKRTGSTSSDDE